From Cannabis sativa cultivar Pink pepper isolate KNU-18-1 chromosome 8, ASM2916894v1, whole genome shotgun sequence, a single genomic window includes:
- the LOC115723630 gene encoding uncharacterized protein LOC115723630, with protein MKILAWNCRGLGNSATVRQLAHLVRLHNPDVMVLSETRLPIDKFKRVCTKLHFIDLHYIPPNGLSGGFALCWMKGVHCSVQAASKNVIMGKIISDPPGIPWMLLGTYGPPNRVDKEHFWLQMGDTIMKSQLPLIMLGDMNGTLNDRECFNYHGNTSLYAFDFRRMVQRAGLIDLGFIGPNFTWAKGGRNSNGSGAMKRARLDLGLASTDWRILFPNAIVHHLAASESDHRPLLVDTLGGAKCKGRQFKYENMWERDPRSFWVVKEAWKARRHAHPMINFHKKVKATGRKLGNWNKTQFTHLSQQIQIAKSNLQQVEQRYPDDGVQVDKARQALSEALLREEIHWKQKSRVQWLQEGDMCSKFFMASTIVRRRRNYIQHIKLTPEEDWIRNHDQIAQCFLNKFKEIFKKADTDLSTLRDGVFNSTITEQDNSLLNAIPQQDEIKLALCDMGKDKAPGPDGLPPSFYLHHWDTVHTDLIEMVIHFFSHMELPQFINDTSLVLVPKKDSPCLVNDYRPIALCNVAYKIISKIIASRLRDLLPRIVSPNQASFVKGRHIAENTMIAREIVHSMRRRKGKRGFMLIKLDLEKAYDKLDWDFILRVLHQLGFNRPFTEWIKACISVHEIKLLLNGSPAGKFTPERGLRQGDPLSPALYIMAAETLSRLLLEKEQHGLLKVFKLTRRGDSVTHLMFADDIMLFGEATIREAKSFLDCLNYYCNCSGQAINFSKSSVYFSRGVASRKAQVIAQTLGMRKMNRSATCLGIPLFRSIKHTEDTKHLIDKVLKRIQGWKMRLLSSAGKTCLVKAVGSSLSNYVASSDVIPSSTAKKVDKLLRDFWWGDTELKRKLHLVSWDRLCKPKNVGGLGFRATETMNEAFLMKWAWKILNGEECLWRKVMNDKYIKNQNFLDLEAKQSDSMLWKAILRARTTLGKGICRKIGDGNSTSIWFDPWVPGDIRQPTPSVDDAGTISLVSNFITDQQWNAELVKRWFRREDAKRIINISLPGRPVRDSWLWLPSTNGEFTIKSAYKLLKNGNHSNEGDGKWKSIWGAKIHNRLKMFWWRLLANCIPTKERLSMSIPIQDTTCTFCFTCAENSFHLLWECQYARAIWFGCSWSVRADVISVSNWDEWMGWFSNATNRPSFLDFNTFLGGAAIIFENIWRERNGRIHDRRSNPFVVSINSINNRLGELMQPTDSVHTNPSQWQPPPEGWVACNSDVAIGQNQSSGAAIFRDSGGNILRSASFRLNHYDPLPGEVAAVCESAGLAVELGYDNLVFQCDSLNAVAALKTKSQDIHKLQFNIQEYVHKFLSIAGKFNLWEIVWTPRGCNGVAHSVAQWANRFNKFGFIDLANFGDSLQLLSADGHGSV; from the coding sequence ATGAAGATCCTAGCTTGGAACTGTCGTGGACTCGGGAATTCTGCGACAGTTCGTCAACTGGCGCACTTGGTGCGTCTCCATAATCCCGACGTGATGGTATTGTCTGAAACTCGGCTTCCTATTGATAAATTTAAGAGGGTATGTACTAAACTCCACTTCATAGACTTACATTATATTCCTCCAAATGGGCTTTCCGGGGGATTTGCTCTGTGTTGGATGAAAGGAGTTCACTGTAGTGTACAAGCTGCCTCCAAGAATGTAATAATGGGCAAAATCATTTCGGACCCTCCGGGAATACCTTGGATGCTGTTAGGGACGTATGGGCCGCCCAACCGAGTTGATAAGGAGCACTTTTGGTTGCAAATGGGTGACACTATTATGAAATCCCAACTTCCTCTTATTATGCTGGGAGACATGAATGGCACTCTTAATGATAGGGAATGTTTTAATTATCATGGAAATACATCGCTTTATGCATTTGATTTTCGGAGAATGGTTCAAAGAGCGGGTTTGATTGACTTAGGCTTTATCGGTCCAAATTTCACTTGGGCGAAAGGGGGAAGAAACTCAAATGGAAGTGGGGCTATGAAACGAGCAAGACTAGACCTTGGACTAGCTTCGACTGATTGGAGGATACTGTTCCCTAATGCAATCGTCCACCACCTCGCTGCTTCGGAATCTGATCACAGACCACTTCTGGTTGATACTTTGGGAGGAGCCAAATGCAAGGGCCGACAGTTTAAATATGAGAATATGTGGGAAAGAGATCCTCGATCCTTTTGGGTGGTTAAAGAGGCCTGGAAGGCAAGACGTCATGCACACCCAATGATTAATTTTCACAAGAAGGTGAAAGCAACGGGAAGAAAGCTTGGTAATTGGAATAAAACCCAATTCACTCATCTCTCTCAACAAATTCAGATTGCGAAATCCAACCTTCAACAAGTGGAACAGAGGTATCCGGATGATGGCGTCCAGGTTGATAAAGCGAGACAGGCTCTCTCCGAAGCGTTACTAAGAGAAGAAATCCATTGGAAACAAAAATCAAGAGTACAATGGCTCCAAGAAGGGGATATGTGCTCCAAATTCTTTATGGCGTCTACCATCGTGAGAAGACGAAGAAACTATATTCAGCACATCAAACTCACTCCGGAAGAGGATTGGATAAGGAACCATGACCAAATCGCACAGTGCTTCCTCAACAAATTCAAGGAGATATTCAAGAAAGCGGACACCGATCTTTCAACGCTCAGGGATGGGGTATTTAATTCTACTATAACGGAACAAGACAACTCCCTCCTGAATGCTATTCCGCAACAAGATGAGATAAAGTTGGCTCTTTGCGACATGGGAAAAGACAAGGCCCCGGGGCCGGATGGACTTCCACCAAGCTTCTATTTGCATCACTGGGATACAGTCCATACGGATCTAATTGAGATGGTGATCCATTTCTTCTCACATATGGAATTGCCTCAATTCATAAACGATACCTCATTGGTTTTGGTACCTAAGAAAGACTCTCCATGCCTAGTTAATGACTATCGCCCGATTGCTCTATGCAATGTTGCGTACAAGATTATATCCAAGATCATCGCCTCAAGACTTCGAGACTTGCTTCCAAGAATTGTTTCCCCAAATCAAGCTTCTTTCGTCAAAGGTAGACACATTGCTGAAAATACAATGATAGCCCGTGAGATTGTACATTCAATGCGAAGGAGGAAGGGTAAACGCGGGTTCATGCTAATCAAACTTGACTTGGAAAAGGCGTACGATAAATTGGATTGGGACTTCATCTTAAGGGTACTGCACCAGTTAGGCTTCAATAGACCTTTCACGGAATGGATTAAGGCTTGTATTTCAGTCCATGAAATAAAGCTGCTGCTAAATGGCTCACCAGCAGGGAAATTCACTCCGGAGAGGGGCTTAAGACAGGGCGACCCCTTATCCCCTGCCTTATACATCATGGCGGCAGAAACATTGTCAAGGCTGTTGCTCGAGAAAGAACAGCATGGGCTTCTCAAAGTTTTCAAATTGACAAGGAGAGGTGACTCAGTCACTCACTTGATGTTTGCTGACGACATCATGCTTTTTGGAGAAGCCACAATACGAGAGGCCAAATCATTCTTGGACTGCTTAAACTACTATTGTAATTGTTCGGGTCAAGCCATCAACTTCTCAAAGTCATCTGTTTATTTCTCGCGAGGTGTAGCCAGCCGAAAGGCTCAAGTAATTGCCCAAACTTTAGGAATGAGGAAGATGAATAGGAGTGCAACGTGTCTTGGAATTCCCCTCTTTAGATCGATCAAGCATACAGAGGATACGAAACACCTAATTGATAAGGTGCTTAAAAGAATTCAGGGGTGGAAAATGCGGCTATTGTCAAGCGCTGGGAAAACTTGCCTAGTCAAGGCCGTCGGCTCAAGTCTCTCAAACTACGTTGCCTCCTCTGATGTAATTCCTTCCTCAACAGCTAAGAAAGTCGATAAGCTTTTGCGGGATTTCTGGTGGGGCGACACTGAATTAAAAAGAAAGCTCCACCTAGTGTCTTGGGATCGCCTCTGTAAACCGAAAAATGTAGGAGGTTTGGGATTTCGGGCCACTGAGACGATGAATGAAGCATTTCTCATGAAGTGGGCTTGGAAGATTCTTAATGGCGAGGAGTGCTTATGGCGTAAGGTAATGAATGACAAATACATCAAAAACCAGAATTTTCTTGACTTGGAGGCCAAGCAGTCAGACTCAATGCTGTGGAAAGCGATTCTCCGTGCGCGGACGACCCTTGGAAAAGGCATTTGTCGGAAAATTGGGGATGGCAACTCCACTTCGATCTGGTTTGATCCGTGGGTTCCAGGGGATATACGACAACCTACTCCTTCTGTAGATGATGCGGGAACAATCAGCTTGGTAAGTAATTTCATTACGGACCAACAATGGAATGCCGAGTTGGTAAAGAGATGGTTTCGACGTGAAGATGCAAAACGCATTATCAACATTTCTCTCCCTGGGAGGCCTGTTCGTGACTCTTGGCTGTGGCTGCCAAGTACTAATGGGGAGTTTACTATTAAATCGGCCTATAAATTGTTGAAGAATGGCAACCACAGTAACGAAGGCGACGGGAAATGGAAATCCATTTGGGGAGCCAAGATCCACAACCGCCTCAAGATGTTCTGGTGGAGACTCCTTGCCAATTGCATCCCTACAAAAGAAAGACTTAGTATGTCTATCCCCATTCAAGATACCACATGCACCTTTTGCTTTACTTGTGCTGAGAATAGTTTTCACTTGCTTTGGGAGTGCCAATACGCAAGAGCAATCTGGTTTGGGTGTAGCTGGAGTGTTAGAGCCGATGTCATCTCAGTCTCCAATTGGGATGAGTGGATGGGTTGGTTTTCAAATGCTACTAACAGGCCATCCTTTCTCGACTTCAACACTTTTTTGGGAGGGGCTGCTATTATCTTTGAAAACATTTGGAGAGAGCGGAATGGGCGAATTCATGATAGAAGATCCAACCCTTTCGTCGTCTCGATCAACTCCATCAACAATAGACTTGGTGAACTTATGCAACCCACTGATTCTGTCCACACCAATCCTTCTCAGTGGCAGCCCCCACCAGAGGGTTGGGTGGCTTGCAATTCAGACGTGGCTATAGGGCAGAACCAATCGTCGGGAGCTGCTATTTTTCGAGACAGTGGGGGCAACATCCTGAGATCTGCATCCTTCCGCCTGAACCACTACGATCCTCTACCGGGAGAGGTTGCAGCTGTGTGTGAAAGTGCAGGTTTGGCGGTAGAGCTTGGATACGATAACTTAGTGTTTCAATGTGATTCCTTAAATGCTGTAGCTGCTTTGAAAACTAAATCTCAAGACATCCATAAGCTGCAATTCAACATTCAAGAATATGTTCATAAGTTCCTCTCTATTGCGGGTAAGTTCAATCTCTGGGAGATCGTTTGGACCCCTAGAGGCTGCAACGGTGTAGCCCATTCTGTGGCTCAATGGGCAAATCGATTTAACAAATTTGGGTTCATCGATTTGGCCAATTTTGGTGACTCCCTGCAGCTGTTAAGTGCAGATGGTCATGGCTCTGTTTAG